A single window of Gemmatimonadota bacterium DNA harbors:
- a CDS encoding transposase translates to MSDHHEGLQNAIKRHFQGASWQHCQTHFHRNIKGITPPKYQREVAQTLKDVFNAPDLATAQEHLSSMMDTYEPILPNAVEKIDRDITHCLACFHFPQQHQKRIRTTNLLERLNREIKRRADVVQIFPNQAACERLIGALCMEWSDEWITGRRYLDMTDLK, encoded by the coding sequence ATCTCTGACCACCACGAAGGCTTACAAAATGCCATCAAACGACACTTTCAAGGTGCTTCTTGGCAGCATTGTCAAACCCACTTTCACAGAAATATCAAAGGCATCACACCGCCTAAGTATCAACGTGAGGTTGCCCAGACACTCAAAGACGTTTTCAATGCACCCGATCTTGCCACTGCACAAGAGCACCTATCTTCTATGATGGACACCTATGAACCTATACTGCCCAATGCCGTGGAGAAGATAGACCGGGATATCACCCATTGTCTGGCCTGCTTCCACTTTCCACAACAGCATCAAAAACGCATTCGTACCACCAACCTGTTGGAGAGACTCAATCGTGAGATCAAAAGACGTGCCGATGTCGTGCAAATCTTCCCCAATCAAGCGGCTTGTGAACGTCTCATCGGCGCGTTGTGTATGGAGTGGTCTGACGAGTGGATCACAGGCAGACGCTATCTGGACATGACGGATTTGAAATAA